CGGAGGCCCGCGAGGACGTACGGCCCTATATGGAGAAGCTCGCCGAGGGCCGAGCCTTCTTCCGGGCGGAGCTCGAGCGGGAGCGCGCGGCGGGAGGCTGACGCTCACCACAGCCCGTGGGCGCGCAGCAGCGCTCCGAGCGGGGTGTCTCCCCGCTGGTACGCACCGAAGAGCTTCGTGGCCGCCTCCACCGTGGGGTTGGCCCAGGCCTTCCACTCGCGCCCCTCGAGGAGCGTGGTCCCACAGTGGATGAGCGAGGCGCGGACCTCCCCGGCGGACCCGAGCGGGACGTTGTCGAAGGGGAGCGGGTTCTGGCTGGTGAGGAAGACCTGCCGGGCACCGAGCCCGCGCAGGCAGGCCTCGACGAGGCGGGGGTGCAGGCCGTTGGCCAGCTCGTCGGCGATGACGAAGTCCTCGTTGACGTCCAGGTAGTACAGGAAGGACAGCAGCCGCTTGTGCCCGAAGCCCAGCCGCTTCTGGGGGACCTCCGTGCCGTCCCGCCCGGTGAAGGTGAAGCCGAAGCGGCCGAACTCCAGCCGCCCGCCGTCCTCGTAGTTCCGCTTCTCCACCAGCTCCACGCGGAACCTCCCCGTGGCGAACCCCGCCAGGGTGACGAAACGTGCCAGGAAGCCGCGCTCCACGTCCTCGGGGCGGATGTCGACGGCGCCGGCCACGGCCTCGCGCTCCACCCGCTCCCGGAGCAGTCCCGGCAACCACGTGGGCAGTGACATCAGCCCGAGGGGGAACACCTCGTCGCCCCGCACCGCCATGCCGTACTGGAGCTTGCCGATCCGCTCGAACATCCCGAGCGCCTCGTCGAAGCGCGCGGGCGCGAGCAGGAAGGTGCGGCGCAGCAGCTCCTTGAGCCGGTCCTTCACCTCGGGCTCGAGCCGCTGGGCCGTCATGAAGAGGACGATCCACACGGTGCGATCCAACAGCGACCACCCCATGGACTGAGCGTAGGCGGGTTGCCCGTCCACCTCCCAGACCACGCCCGAGGCATCCGCGCGCATCACCAGCACGGAGGAGGGCGCGTCGAGCTGGAGGACCAGCTCCATGAAGGGCTCGAGCCGCGTCTCCTCCTTGGGAATGTGGAGTGGCATGAGCGCCGAGCCTTCGCCCGGCTCTTCCTCCATCAGGCGCCGCGGATAGGCGGAGAGCGGCTCGTTGCGCACGCGGAGGCGCAGCTCCATGCCCGGGAAGGCGAGGGAGTATTCGAGGGAGAACTCCTCGTGGATGAGCTCGGAGAAGTCCGAGGAGAGAGCACGGGAGAGCAGGTCCAGCAGCATCGTCCTGCCGGTGCCGTTCTCGCCCAGCACCAGGTTGAACGATGGGCTGAACACGAGCTCGGTGCCGGGCGCGACGTTCCGATACCTGTGGACCTTGAGCTTCGTGAGCTTCATGGCGGGCTCTCTGAGAAAAACCGCGCACCGTGCCACCCCTCATCCAGAGAGCCAAGTGACACTTCACACGCGTTTACAGTCAGTAATCAGAAAAATTCCTGAAAAACATCAAATCGTCTTGCTCGTGCATCAGTACGTATGTCAAGAAAGGTCCTTCTTCTTCCGAGAGGTGTCGAGGTGAGGAACCGTTTCTCGAAGACGTTCTGCGCGGTGTGGCTGGGTGCGAGTCTGGCCGCCTGCGGTTCGATGCAGGAGGGCGAGGCGCCCGTGGGTTCGGGCGATGACTCGGACATCCAGTCCGCGCTGGCGCGCATCAAGGGCGCGCAGGTGCTGGGTACCGAGGACGGGGTTCCCTACGCCCTCCGGGGTGAGTTCGGCCAGGCGACGCAGGTGCCGGGCGCGCTGCGCGCGGGGACGGAGCTCGACGTACGTGCTTCGCTGAGCCTCGTGGCCCCGGTGTTCCGGCTGAACGAGAACGATCTGGTGCTCAGGCGCACCTCGGTGGACGCGAGCGGCCACCGGCACCTGCGCTTCCAGCAGACGAAGAACGGCCTGAAGGTGGTGGGTGGCGAGCTGGTGCTGCACGTGGACGCGGCGGGCAAGGTGTACGCGGCCAACGGCTCGGCCCGGGATGGCGCGAAGGTGTCCGCCGAGGCGAAGGTGGCGCCCGAGGCCGCGCTGAAGGTGGCCGCGGAGGGCTCGTCGGCGCGCTTCGCCGCCGCCCAGGGTGAGGCGAAGCTGGTCTACCTGCGCTCCGAGGGCAGCCAGGAGCCGCGGCTGGCCTACGAGGTGCGCGTGAAGGGCGAGCGCGAGGGCATGCCCGCCGATGATCTCGTCTACGTGGACGCGCAGCGCGGGGGCATCCTGCTGGTCAACCCGCTCATCCACTCCGCGCTCAACCGCAAGGTGTACTCGGCCAACAACGGCTCGAGCACGCCGGGTACCCTCAAGCGCAGCGAGGGCCAGGCGGCCATCGGCGACAACCACGTCGACACCAACTACGACCGGTTGGGCGACACGTACAACTGCTACAAGACGCTGTTCGGCCGCGACTCGTTCGACAACGCGGGCGCCACGCTCATCAGCACCGTCCACTACGGCTCCAACTACGTCAACGCCTACTGGGACGGCACCCAGATGGTGTACGGCGACGGCGATGGCGTGGACTCCGTCGAGCTGGGCCTGGATCTGGACGTGACCGTCCACGAGCTGACCCACGCGGTGACGGACAGCGAGTCGGACCTCATCTACTCGGGTGAGTCCGGTGGCCTCAACGAGTCCATGTCCGACATCTTCGCCGGCGTGTGCGAGAGCTGGACGCGCAACTGGGCCGTGGACGCGGACGTCTTCAAGATCGGCGAGGACATCTGGACGCCGGGCACCGCGGGTGACGCGCTGCGCTACATGGACGACCCGGCCAAGGACGGCGTCTCGCTCGACTCCTACGCGGACTACGCCGGCCAGGACGTGCACTACAGCTCGGGCATCAGCAACCTGGTGTTCTCGCTGCTGTCCAAGGGCGGCACGCACCCGCGCGGCAAGTCCAGCAACGTGGTGCCCGCCATCGGCCCGGAGAAGGCCGGCCACATCTTCTACAAGGCCAACACGGACCTCTTCACCGCCAGCACCACCTTCGAGCAGGCCAAGACGTACACGGTGCAGGCCGCCGAGGCGCTCTACGGCGCGGGCTCGGCCGAGGCCGCCGCGGTGAACGAGGCCTGGAAGGCCGTGGGCGTGCCGCCTCCTCCGCCGGTGGTGGACCCGCTGGCCAACAACGTGCCGGTGAGCAACCTCTCCGGCAGCTCCGGCAACAAGAAGTACTACGCGCTCGAGGTGCCCGCGGGCCAGCCCAGCCTGTCGTTCGAGATCAGCGGCGGCACGGGTGACGCGGACCTGTACGTGCGCTACGGCTCGGTGCCGAGCTCCAGCACCTACGACTGCCGTCCGTACAAGAGCGGCAACGCGGAGGTCTGCACCTTCACCAACCCGCAGGCGGGCACCTGGTACGTGATGCTCAACGCCTACTCGGCGTACTCCGGCGTGACGCTCAAGGGCGCCTACAGCACGGGCGGTGGCGGTGGCACCGGCACGCCGGTGACCGAGACGGCCAGCGGCTCCGTGGCCCGGCGTGAGCTGGACAACTTCGGTCCGTACAGCGTGCTGGCCGGCTCCACCTTCAAGGTGACGATGACGGGCTCGGGCAATCCCGACCTGTACGTCCGCTTCGGCGCGGCGCCCACCACCAGCAAGTACGACTGCCGTCCGGCCGCCTCCGGTGCCTCCGAGACGTGCACGGTGACCGTGCCGGAGGGCCAGAGCAGCGCGTACATCATGGTGCGCGGTGCCTCCGCGGGTACCTACAACCTGACCATCAACTACACCAAGCCGTAGTTCCGGCTGGCGTCAGTCGAGGTTGAGCGGCGGGCGGCTCTCCGGAAGGGGGCCGCCCGTCGTGCTTCATCCGGCGTGTTGGAGCCGCACGTTGCCGGGGAGCTGGCGCAGCAGGTTCATCAGCCGGAGCGACGAGTGGAGGCTGCCCTGGGTCTCCCAGGGATCGATCTTGTCTCCACCGTTGGTGAACTGGGGCGAGAGCACGAAGACGCGCACCCGGGCCCCTCTCATCATCGTGTGGAAGCGCGGGTCGCGCAGCAGGCCACCGCTCAGCCGCAGCTGGGGCGCGGGCTGGAAGTAGTCCAGGTCCAGGGAGAGCCAGTCCGCACCGGTCGCGCCGGGCTTGTCGAGCACCCGCCGCCAGTGCAGCTCCGTGGTGTCCACGAACCAGGGCACCAGGGTGGAGAAGCCCACGTCCCGGCCCGTCATCGTGGACGTCTGCTCGGCCTTCGCCGTGGTGAAGAAGACGTCCTCCTCGGTCAGCACGGGGGCCGAGCCCTCTGGCCGCTTCAGCCCCTCGATGAGCTTCCACCAGGTGGCCGCCTGCTGCGGCGTGCGCGCCTCCAGGAAGCCGTCCTTGCACCAATCGGAGTGACGGTCCGCGTGGAAGAGGCCTCGCGGCAGCTCACCCGTCGCCCGGTAGTGGTAGAGGGCCACGTCGAGCATGTGGTGGTCGCGGAGCACGTAGTCGGCCTGACCGGAAGGAGCCCTCATCACCAGGACGGTGCCCCGCATCACCGAGTCGACGTCGTGCATCGTGAGCGTCCCACGCCACGCGCGCTCCTCGAAGGCGAGCTGCTGTCCCTCGTAGGGCCGCTCGCCCGCGTCTCCGACCACCTCTTCCGGGCCGGACCACCGGTGCACCTTGCGCTCGAAGCGCTCCGCCTCTCCGTCCTCGAGGACCTCGCGGGCGACCTGCCGGATGTCGCTCGGCAGGCCAGGGCCGGGAATCTCCGGGGAGAAGCCGCCCGTCCGGCCGGGGCCCGCCACCGCGCGGAGCTGGAACGCATAGGCCGCGTCGGTGGGCTTCTTCCACTCGGAGTACCGGATGAGCACGGGGTTTCCCTCTCGATGGCCGCCTGCCTGGTGGCCAGAGGGGCTCGGCGGCTCGGGCGGTAGATGACCGGGAACACCGGCGCCGTCACGGAAATTGCGCGGCCCCGCCGCCTCTAACCCGCCAGACCCTGGAGATCCTCGATGATGCCCTGGTGCAGCCGGCGCCGCTCCGTCGAGACGAAGAAGTGGTCATTGCTCGGCAGCATGCGCAGGCGGAAGCCGACGTTGGTCTCCCGGCACCAGGCCTGGGCCTCGGCGGGGCTGACCTCCGGATCCCCCTCGGCGCCGAAGGCCGAGATGGGCACTTCCAGCGGGGGCTCGCTCGTGTACTGGTAGCTCTCGGCGACACTCATGTCCGCGCGCAAAGCGGGCAGGACCTCCTGCTGGAAGTCCTCGCTGGCGAGCACCTCCCGGGGCAGGCGGTACCGGGTGCCGATCCGCGCCAGGAACTCCGCGTCCGGCAGGTGGCTGACGGGAGGTGGGAGCTCCCCCCGGATGAACAGCGCCGGGCTGGCCGCGAGGAAGAGGCGCAGCGGCATCGGCTCCCCGGCGCGGCGCAGCAGGCGCGTCAGCTCGAAGGCGATGTTGCCGCCGAAGCTGTGCCCGAAGAAGGCGGCGGGCATCTGATTGAGGAAGGGGCGCATCATGCCCGCCAGCTTCTCGATCAGCTCGGTGAAGTGGGTGATGGGGGCCTCGCTACGGCGGCTGGCCCGTCCTGGCAGCTCGATGGGGCAGACCTCGATGAACGAGGGGAGCTGGGTGGTCCATAGCCGGAAGATGGAGGCATCTCCTCCCGCGAAGTGGAAGCAGAACAGACGCAGGCTCGCCTGTGGGCGCGGCTCGGGACAGGTGACCCAGCGGCGGTAGACGGGGGGAACGCGCATGCGGGTGGGACCATGCTCCGCAGTGCGGGCCGTCGCGTCAATCCCCCGGTGGGGCACATTCGAGCACGACTTCCAGGGCTCTCGGAGGTCTCCTGGACACGGGTGTCGGCTGGTCCACGGAACGGGTGCACGGCAACCACCGGTATTTCTTCTCAAGATCTGAGGATTTTCGCTCCCCCTGTCTGTGGATTCGCGGACGTGCAAACCATTGCGCGGACCTTCTGGGGGCCAGCTCGTGTGTCAGTCCTCCACCACGACCGTGATGGGCTGGCTCACCTGGGGACGGTGCACCATGGCCGCGGTGATGACGTGCTGGCCGGGCCTCAGGCTCCAGCGGAACTCGTGCGGGTACGTCACCGTGGCCACGGGCACTCCGTCCACCAGCCACACGATGGGCTCCGTACTGGGCGTCACGTCCGCCGCCAGCCGCAGCGTCGACGCCGACGCGGGCGTGTCCGGATCGTAGAGCAGCCGCACCGTGCCTCTCGGCTCGCGGATGGCCACCCTGGGCTCCAACTCCTCGGGCCGGCCCGGGCACAGCGGGCTCTCCCGCAGCGGCGCGATGTCCAGGTGCTGCCGCCGCGCCCACTGCTCGTACTCCTCCGGCAGCGCCAGCATCACCCGTGTCACCACCTCGCGCTCCGGGCAGGTGGGGCCCGCCCGCATTCCATTGCGCCGGTCCAGCCGGACGCGCGCGTGGAAGGGGCAGCTCTCCGTGGGGGCCGTGCCCGGGACGAACCACTCGCTCTTGCGGTGGGGGCAGTCCTGCCCCGCCAGCCGGCCCGACAGCGGGCACACGTCGATGGCCAGCGAGCCCGAGGGCGGAGGGAAGGTGTCCAGCACGGGCCGGTACGGGCGCCACCCGGGCATCACCGCGTCGAGAATCTCGTGCACCGCGCCGGCCGCTCCGAGCAGTCCGCCCAGGCCGTTCATCCGGCGCCAGTCGTGGTTGCCCACCCAGACGGCCACGAGCAGCCGGTCGCTGAAGGCCACTGCCCAAGCGTCGCGGTAGCCCTGGCTGGTGCCCGTCTTCACCGCCACGGCATACGGGTAGTCCAGCGCGCTGCCCGAGGGGAACGTGGGCCTCCGGGCCAGCGGGTCCGAGAGGATGTGGCGCACCAGCTGCGCCGACTCGCGCGTCATCAGCCTGCGCGGGGGCACCACCGGCTCGTCGATGAAGCGCCTCGGGGAGCGCGTCTCTCCCTCGTGCGCGAGCACCAGGTACAGCTTCGCCAGCTCCTCCAGGGTGACGTGCAGGTTGCCCACCGCGAGCCCCAGGCCATAGTGGTCCGGCTCGTAGGAGATGCCGCCCACGTCCGCCTTCGCGAGGAAGCGCAACGTCGGCTCCACTCCGACCTGCTCCAGCACCCGCAGGGCGGGGATGTTGCGCGAGTTGCCCAGCGTCTCGCGCAGCAGCATGGGCCCCAGATAGGTGTGGTTGACGTTCTCCGGCAGATAGGACCGGCCGCTCTCCGTCCTCATGTCCATGGGCGTATCCGCCAGCTCGGTGGCGGCGGTGACGATGCCCTTCTCCAACGCCAGTCCATAGATGAAGGGCTTGAGCGTGGAGCCCGGCGAGCGCCGCTGCTTCACGAAGTCGATGGCCCCCCGGTGCTCCTCGCTGAAGAAGTCCCGGGAGCCCACGTACGCGAGGATGTCTCCCGTCTCCGTGTCCAGTACCAGCGCGGCGGTGTTGCCCGCCCCCGCGCCATCGAGCCGGTCCAGGTTCCTCTGGAGGATGCGCGCCACCTTCGATTGGATCTCCAGATCCAACGTGGCCGTGGAGATGGGCTGGGAACGGGCCCGGGCCAGCTCGCTCCACTCCAGCACCGCGTGCAGCGCCTCCGGCATGCGCTGGGGCCGGGGCACCAGGCCCAGGTCCGCCCGCAGTGCCTGCTCCAACTCCTCGTGCGAGAAGGCGCCCCGCGCGTGCAGGGCGCGGAGGATGCGGTGGCTGCGCTTGAGAGCCCGCCGCAGGCCATCCTCGGCGTACGGGTTCATCCGCCCGGGGAGCTGCGGCAGGCCCGCGAGGAACGCGGCCTGGGCCCAGGACAGGTCCTCCACTGGCTTGTCGAAGTAGAGGCGCGCGGCGCGCACCACCCCGTGCACCCGGTTTCCGTAGGGTGCGATGGCCAGGTATTGGCGCAGCACCTTCTCGTGGCCGTGCTCGCGCACGAGCAGCAGCGCCTCCACGGCCTCGCGCGCCTTGCGCCAGAGGTGGCGCCCTCCGGGCGTCTGCATCCGCGCCACCTGCATGGCCAGCGTGGAGGCCCCGGAGATGACGCGCAGGTTGCGCGCGTTCTGCAACAGGGCCCGCCCCACCGACGGCAGGTACACGCCCGGGTGCTCGTAGAAGTGCCGATCCTCCGTGACGAGCGTGGCCTGGACGATGCGCTCGGGCAGCACGTAGGGCACCGGCCAGTAGCCGAGCTCCCCGCCCGCTCCGGGCACCTCGCCCAGGTACGCGCCCCGCCGGTCCAGCACGAGGCGCGAGGGCTCGTAGGTGAGCAGCCCGTCCTGGAGGCTGGAGGCGAACCACACACCCGCTCCCAGCACCACCAGGACGAGCGCGGCCACCACCCGCCCGCGTGTCCACCTACTTCTCATGCTCTCCCTTCACGAGGATGCGCAGGCCCTCGCCGCGGCCGCGCACCGACTCGCGGTACATCAGCTCGGCCCAGGGCGCCGGGTGCACGAAGGAGCCCTCGGTGGCGGCGCGCACCCGGAAGTGGAAGGTGTGCGTGCCCCGCGGCATCCGCAGGAAGTAGTAGCGCACCTCGTGGTCCAGCCGCTGCACGTAGGCCGGCGTGAGCGAGTCCGCTTGCGACGGCTTCGCGTCCGACGAGGCGTTCGCCAGCTCCGGGTTGAGCGGCTCGAGGCCCGCGGCGAAGGGCACCACCAGCGCCACGTGGTTGCGCTCCTCCTCGGTGACGACGCGCGCGTGCAGCTCCAGGATGTCGCCCACCTTCAGGTCCTTCGCGTCCCCGGCCTTGTCGTCGAAGTGCGTCTGCTCGGAGCCATCCGCGTGCAGCCAGGTGGCGCCACGCGAGACGATGAAGCCCTGCTTGAGCGGCGTCACCTTGTCCCCTGGCGTGGCCGGCACGTATTGAGCCTCGACCCGCATGCCCACCGGGCCGCCCTTCACCGTGGCGGACAGCTGCGCGTCACTGGCCACCTCCGCCCGGGCCGTCTTCGTGTTCTTGTCCACCTGGAGCGTGGCTCCCGAGGACAGCGTCACGGTGGTGTCCGGCACGGTGGGCTTCGCCTTCTCCATGTACAGCGCCAGCGCGGCGATGGCCCGGCGGTTCTCGAAGGTGCTGCCGAAGCCCACCTCCGCGTTCGCGTAGGAGAGGAGCGCGTCGCGCAGCTGGTCGAGCCGCTGCTCGGCCGGGTCGAGCCGCACCAGCGCCTCGAAGACGGCCGCCACGCTGGAGGGCCGCGAGCTGAGGAAGCCGTAGTCCCCCCACGAGGCACGGCGCCAGTTGAGCCCCTCGAAGACGGGCTTGCCCTTGCTCAGCTTGATGATGACGCTGTCCCACAGCTCCTTGCGCAGCACCTCCAGGTTGTTGCGGTACACCATGGGCTGCGCGGACATGGTGGTGGCCAGGTCCGCCAGGCTCTGGATGTCCAGGCGCTCGCGCAGCTGGAAGAGGTCGATGAGGTAGTGCTCGTCCAGCGAGCCCACGCGGGTGAGGGCGCGCAGCGCGGAGATCTGCTGGCTGTACCGCCACTCCTGCACGAGCCCCGGGTAGTCGCTGCGCAGCACGCGCTTGAGGCCCTCCACCGCGCGCGTCTGGAGCTTCTCGTCCACCTTCAGGCCCGCGCGCCGCGCCGCGTCCAGGAACTCCACCGCCTGCGCCGTCACCTGCACATCGCCCGGTCCTCCCGGCCAGAAGGCGAAGAGGCCCTGCTCGTCCTGGTACTGGCCCATCTCCTCCTGGATGCGCTGGACGTGCCCGGAGATCTGCTTGCCGAAGGGCGTCTTCACCGTCAGCTCGCGTAGCACCGCCGCCTGCGCCACGTCCGGATACAGCTGCGACAGCTTCTGCTCGAGACAGCCGTGCGGGTACTCGGCCAGGTACTCCAGGCCGGACACCAGCTCCAGCACTCCGGGGATGGAGGTGATGAGCACCTCCTGGGAGGCGGTTCCCGGACGGGCCGGCTCGGGCAGCGCCTTGAGCTGCGTGGTGCCCGCCTTCAGCGTGTCGAAGTACGCGAAGTGCTCCACCGAGCGGTCCGGCAGCACGGGCAGCTGCACCTCGAAGGCATCTCCGGCCTTGTCCGACTTGCGCTCGATGTCCACCCGCACCTTGAGCGTCTGCGGCTCGGACACGTCCGCGTTCTTCACGGTGATGGGCGTGACGAAGCTCATGGCCCTGTTGGCCTGCAGCTCCACGTTCTGACTGAGCGGCTGGAGGTCCGCCGGGCCCGACACCTTCACCGCCACCGAGCCGGGGCCACCGCTGCCCTCGACCACCCGTCCCACCGCGCCGCCCCAGAAGCGGTCTCCCTGGCGCACGAAGCGGGGGAGCTGCGGCTGCACCAGCACCGGCAACCGCACGCGCAGCACCGTCTGCTTGTAGCCGAAGCGCTGCAGCCCGGAGATGGCCACCGCGCGCACCCGGAAGTTGGTGAGGTCGTCCGACAGCGGCACCTGCACCGTCAGCTTGCCGGACGCCGGCACCTGTAGCGTGGCCTGGTAGTACGGCACCGTCTGGAAGTTCTTGCGCACCACGCGCTTGCTTCCACCCTCCATCTCCTCTTCCTCGCTGCCGTCACCGCCGGGCTCCTCCTCCTGCTCGAAGAGCTTGCCCACCAGGCTGTTGCGCGTGTCCCGCAGCGTGGTGCCGCGCGTGTTCTCCTTGATGAGCTCGTCGAGCGGGTTGAGCGTCCCCTCCGGCGCCAGTGACAGCACGGCCTCGTCCACCAGCCACAGCGTCACCTCGCCGGCCAGCGGCTTGCCCTGATCGTCCTTGAGGGTCAGCTCCACGGGAACGGTGGCCCCCGGGCGAGTCGTCTCCGGGTGCTTGAGCTCCACCGCCACCTGGTTGCGCACCGGCTCCACCTTCACGTCCACCGACGCCCCGAGCGTCTGCGGCCGGTAGCGCGCGTCATCCTTGTCGCCCTCGCCCAGGCGGCCTCGCATCAGCGCCACGTGCACCGGAACGTTGGGCACGTGCTGCGCCCGGATGGCCAGCTCGTGCACTGCCTTGCCACCGGACACCTCGTGCCACGTGTACGTGTTGCCGCCCGGCTCCTCCACCACCACCAGCGCGCGGCCCTCCTGGAAGGGGCTCTGGATGATGAGGCGCGCCGTCTCGCCCGGCTTGTACGCGTCCTTGTCCGGGGTGAGCCCGAAGACACCCTGGCGCGACTTCTGCCAGGCGATCGGCGTCTGGCCTCCCACGTACAGGTCCGCCGACAGCGTCTGCACCCGGCCCAGCTTGTCGCGCGCCACCAGCTCCACCATGTACACGCCGGACTCCTTCAGCTCGAAGGGCGGCGAGACGGGCTTCTCCTCGGTGGTGATGAGCTTCTCCGCGAGCTTCACGTCCTCCTGCTCGGTGACGTACTTCGCCTCGCCGGTGGCGAAGTGCGTCTCGCGCAGCTGGCTGTGCCAGATGCGCTTGTAGAGGCGCACCGTCACCTCCTGGCCCTTCACCGCCTTGTCGTCCACGCCCACCGCGAGGATGTCCGGCGTCAGCGTGAACGGCTTGTCCGAGTAGCGCGGCAGCTTCATGCCCAGCACGAACGGCGGCAGCGCGCGCACCTCCTGCGCCGTCGAGACAGGCTGGTTGTCCGCGCCGGTGACGGTGGCCTCGAAGCGGTAGACGCGCGCCGAGCCGTCCAGATCCAACGCCGGGTTGACGCTCATCTCGTCCGCGCCGTTGTCGTCCAGCGTCGCGTTGCGCGTCATC
This Archangium lipolyticum DNA region includes the following protein-coding sequences:
- a CDS encoding alpha-2-macroglobulin family protein codes for the protein MKPLLNSVLCLLLLLAAAPARAQEYRPADESQRPEGGGVRILPDQFLRGFDPVTVYFPDNVGPGKQSADDGAKLLEVKPSWPGQWFWADRKTLQFRPAEPWPALARFSFEARGTRKILTTMMSAPSEMSPSPDSSDLRPFRTFTLTFPQSLPLDALKKMLRLEVRDLPGLADSPTRVLKDWTLSQLPRGNQRERAVYAITLEEDVPEGKQLRVNVSLALGDEDKVLWVGRLSTRPAFHLQQVQCGGSQFSLTGGASTPRDMALSCGNQGDLPQLVFSAPVEGLSLTALKKLVRLEPAVPDLHFQTYGTRVALRGKFVPDTLYRMRIGAAPIRDDSDRPLRDPGDLQVFFHLDFKRPFLRWMQSTALVETRGPSMLPLQGYGDARADVRIYRVDPLHPGLWPFPNRPIVINEESAPPFPGEEPATRPNPAYIGEDELKANIRLLGSPLVSTLVDLPLPKRGGTTTFGLDLAPLLNPVVGKSRPGTYLVGLRRLTGAPERAYVRVQVTNLSLTTVEERDEAVFFVRTLDEAKEVRGARIVLEGHHRVPDPKQREATRVEPFTLELTTDAAGRANLGPQPSWESIDRVSVRNGEDVLVLDPREAPAAFANNHWSASSGWLGWLTQQTPPPPNDGLRGFLFTERPIYRPGEKVYIKGFLRNEEGGDFVSPGDANQYLLRVEGPGERQWPLPLAFTALYGFSAEFQEKDVPTGDFQVVLVEKRTERVLARRGFKVEAYRIPTFEVQLSSPATVRLDGPFKVKAVARYYAGGNVAGQPISWTVTRRPHYYVPKGREGFLFASSTQFAREGQSRAPETMTRNATLDDNGADEMSVNPALDLDGSARVYRFEATVTGADNQPVSTAQEVRALPPFVLGMKLPRYSDKPFTLTPDILAVGVDDKAVKGQEVTVRLYKRIWHSQLRETHFATGEAKYVTEQEDVKLAEKLITTEEKPVSPPFELKESGVYMVELVARDKLGRVQTLSADLYVGGQTPIAWQKSRQGVFGLTPDKDAYKPGETARLIIQSPFQEGRALVVVEEPGGNTYTWHEVSGGKAVHELAIRAQHVPNVPVHVALMRGRLGEGDKDDARYRPQTLGASVDVKVEPVRNQVAVELKHPETTRPGATVPVELTLKDDQGKPLAGEVTLWLVDEAVLSLAPEGTLNPLDELIKENTRGTTLRDTRNSLVGKLFEQEEEPGGDGSEEEEMEGGSKRVVRKNFQTVPYYQATLQVPASGKLTVQVPLSDDLTNFRVRAVAISGLQRFGYKQTVLRVRLPVLVQPQLPRFVRQGDRFWGGAVGRVVEGSGGPGSVAVKVSGPADLQPLSQNVELQANRAMSFVTPITVKNADVSEPQTLKVRVDIERKSDKAGDAFEVQLPVLPDRSVEHFAYFDTLKAGTTQLKALPEPARPGTASQEVLITSIPGVLELVSGLEYLAEYPHGCLEQKLSQLYPDVAQAAVLRELTVKTPFGKQISGHVQRIQEEMGQYQDEQGLFAFWPGGPGDVQVTAQAVEFLDAARRAGLKVDEKLQTRAVEGLKRVLRSDYPGLVQEWRYSQQISALRALTRVGSLDEHYLIDLFQLRERLDIQSLADLATTMSAQPMVYRNNLEVLRKELWDSVIIKLSKGKPVFEGLNWRRASWGDYGFLSSRPSSVAAVFEALVRLDPAEQRLDQLRDALLSYANAEVGFGSTFENRRAIAALALYMEKAKPTVPDTTVTLSSGATLQVDKNTKTARAEVASDAQLSATVKGGPVGMRVEAQYVPATPGDKVTPLKQGFIVSRGATWLHADGSEQTHFDDKAGDAKDLKVGDILELHARVVTEEERNHVALVVPFAAGLEPLNPELANASSDAKPSQADSLTPAYVQRLDHEVRYYFLRMPRGTHTFHFRVRAATEGSFVHPAPWAELMYRESVRGRGEGLRILVKGEHEK